Proteins encoded by one window of Heliangelus exortis chromosome 5, bHelExo1.hap1, whole genome shotgun sequence:
- the LYSET gene encoding lysosomal enzyme trafficking factor has protein sequence MMNFRQRMGWIGVGLYLLASAAAFYYVFEINETYNKLALEHIQQHPKEPQEGTTWTHSLKVRLLSLPFWLWTIIFLIPYLQMFLFLYSCTRADPKTVGYCIIPICLAVICNRHQTFVKASNQISRLQLIDT, from the coding sequence ATGATGAACTTCCGCCAGAGGATGGGATGGATTGGTGTGGGGTTGTACTTGTTAGCAAGTGCTGCAGCTTTTTATTACGTCTTTGAAATCAATGAAACTTACAACAAACTAGCACTGGAGCACATTCAGCAACACCCCAAGGAACCACAGGAAGGAACCACATGGACGCACTCCTTAAAAGTACGACTGCTATCCTTGCCTTTTTGGCTGTGGactataatatttttaataccgTATTTGCAGATGTTCTTGTTCCTCTATTCCTGTACAAGAGCTGACCCCAAAACTGTTGGGTATTGCATCATTCCTATCTGCTTGGCTGTGATTTGCAATCGTCATCAAACATTTGTGAAGGCCTCTAATCAGATCAGTAGATTGCAGCTGATTGACACCTAG